One genomic region from Magallana gigas chromosome 3, xbMagGiga1.1, whole genome shotgun sequence encodes:
- the LOC105329384 gene encoding uncharacterized protein has product MSSNNSWMFLQFLPILVIINTIKGQEMDFGVNYVTSYSKRYDKSSGLVHLSVLVDVPESGPTLAVYWQVNEGVVGVDEASFGTSLTRSGTQTTYFLVADTSYVRQVFFTTKMADRSSSIRFESFDWSEDYPSPSSFPIRFSKCSSTATLGNSQVPDQQTMRVDFKCNPPFSANYYNYPRVYWNMKFGLYLFNDSANTVYYKPLEEEIRDKRGDLLLSRTPRSLRRFPSDERIPGEDTMAFPGEDTRPSPRGLTPSRNTALTENTLSLQHELATITIGATPWAELDFSSTFLKENVVFLETTLDAPLRIGLAMVFSFVQKVPISKDLPSGVYLQKDGGKTFPQPSVVNCQAFGNNPPKVSITKNGKTVTKTENISVQEIRSPLFSTSYVTFVKKSLVNREADGQYSCFYDNPQGDGKLSDFSVLTRPIFLEDQTRMTEQTPGELALRLVVEGNGQMVVSCHVPVPDHMVLINKAEKSEQPTTTTLHRKEVTLTYRYPPEAVRPFDYFCTVRDEYGYHNTHYVHR; this is encoded by the exons ATGAGTTCAAATAACTCATGGATGTTTCTCCAATTTTTGCCGATTTTGGTGATTATCAACACGATAAAG gGACAGGAAATGGACTTCGGCGTGAACTATGTGACGTCATACAGTAAGCGGTACGACAAGAGCAGTGGGCTGGTTCACCTGTCTGTACTGGTGGACGTCCCAGAGTCGGGCCCCACCCTCGCCGTGTACTGGCAAGTCAACGAGGGCGTGGTAGGGG TGGATGAAGCTTCGTTTGGAACATCCCTGACCAGAAGTGGGACACAGACCACCTACTTCCTGGTGGCGGATACATCGTACGTCAGACAGGTCTTCTTCACCACAAAGATGGCGGACAGGTCCAGCAGCATCCGCTTCGAGTCCTTTGATTGGTCCGAGGACTACCCAAGCCCTTCTTCCTTTCCGATACGCTTCAGCAAATGTTCGTCCACAGCAACACTGGGGAATTCACAAGTCCCCGACCAACAAACAATGCGTGTAGACTTCAAATGCAACCCGCCATTTTCTGCAAATTATTACAACTACCCCCGGGTGTACTGGAATATGAAGTTTGGATTGTACTTATTTAACGACAGCGCAAACACTGTTTATTATAAACCTCTTGAAGAAGAAATCCGCGACAAAAGAGGTGATCTATTACTTTCAAGAACACCCAGAAGCTTGAGAAGATTTCCCTCCGACGAGAGAATTCCCGGCGAGGACACTATGGCATTTCCCGGCGAAGACACAAGGCCGTCGCCAAGAGGGTTAACTCCTTCAAGAAATACCGCTTTGACTGAAAATACATTGTCTCTCCAGCACGAGCTAGCAACAATTACCATTGGGGCAACACCATGGGCAGAACTCGATTTTTCAAGCACCTTTCTTAAAGAGAATGTTGTGTTTCTGGAGACCACCCTTGATGCCCCTCTTCGCATAGGTCTTGCaatggtattttcgtttgtacaGAAAGTTCCAATCAGCAAAGACTTACCTTCTGGGGTATACCTACAGAAGGACGGGGGTAAAACCTTTCCACAGCCTTCCGTCGTGAACTGCCAAGCCTTCGGGAACAACCCACCTAAGGTGAGCATAACCAAGAACGGCAAAACAGTTACAAAGACTGAGAATATTTCTGTTCAGGAGATTAGGTCACCTCTGTTTTCTACCTCTTACGTCACCTTCGTAAAGAAAAGTTTGGTTAACAGAGAAGCAGACGGTCAATACAGCTGTTTCTATGACAACCCACAAGGTGACGGCAAGCTCAGTGATTTCTCCGTCTTAACGAGACCAATCTTCCTGGAAGATCAGACCAGGATGACAGAACAGACTCCAGGGGAG CTGGCACTTCGTCTGGTGGTGGAAGGCAATGGACAGATGGTGGTATCTTGTCATGTTCCGGTCCCAGATCACATGGTCCTGATTAACAAGGCAGAGAAATCGGAGCAGCCGACCACAACAACATTACACCGGAAGGAAGTGACGCTTACGTACCGATATCCACCGGAAGCCGTGCGGCCATTTGATTACTTTTGTACTGTCCGCGATGAATATGGATACCACAACACACATTACGTCCATCGATAA